AAATGTATATGCCTAATTTATTTATTTACTATGCATTTACCAAAACAATCGTCTTTGCTTTTATCATTGCTACTGTACCGTCTTATTTCGGATACAATGTAAAAGGAGGATCGCTGGAAGTAGGTAGAGCCAGTACACAGGCCGTAGTATGGACCATGGTGTTCATTATTATCTCTGAATTAATTTTAACCCAATTAATATTAAGCTAATGATTGAGGTAAAAGATCTTAAGAAAAGTTTTGGAGATGTTGAAGTACTTAAGGGAATTTCAACTTCATTTGATAAAGGAAAAGTAAACTTAATCATTGGGCAGAGTGGTTCCGGAAAAACAGTTTTTTTAAAAAGTTTATTGAATGTTTATATGCCTTCATCAGGAGAAATCCTGTTTGATGGAAGAGATGTAAATACGATGAACCGGGAAGAAAAACAACATCTTCGTTCAGAAATCGGAACGGTATTCCAGGGAAGTGCACTATTTGATTCCTTAACTGTGGAAGAAAATATCATGTTCCCTCTCGACATGTTTACCAATCTTACTTACAGAGAAAAAAAGAAAAGAGTTTTTGAAGTAATAGGTAGAGTACATCTTGATAAAGCTGAAAGAAAATATCCTTCAGAAATTTCAGGAGGTATGCAGAAAAGGGTTGCCATTGCGAGGGCTATTGTAAACAATCCTAAGTATCTGTTCTGTGACGAGCCGAATTCCGGGCTGGATCCTTACACCTCTAAGATTATTGATGATCTTCTTTACGAAATCACAAAAGAATATAATACAACTACCATCATCAACACACACGATATGAACTCTGTAATGACGATTGGTGAGAAAATTGTATACCTGCGACTGGGAATTAAAGAATGGGAAGGTAACAAAGACATTCTGATTACTGCAGGCAATAAAAATCTGATTGATTTCGTTTATTCTTCAGAACTGTTTAAAGAGCTGAGAGAATATTTACTTGAGAATAATAAAACGATTGAAACTACAAATACAAAAATAGACGATAATGAAAAAGGCACTTAGTATAGCGTTATTAGGATTTTCAATGTGGGCTTCTGCACAGATTTCACTGGCAGGTAAAGCCAATTTAATTTTCCCGACAGGCTCACCTTCATGGTCCAATATTAAAGGAACAGTAAATGATGCTATTGATGGAAAGGGTAAAAATAATGTAGGTTTCAACGTGGGACTTTCATTAAAAGTGGGGCTTCCTACTTCATTGTTTGTGATGCCGGAGATCTATTATACTCATTTCAAAAACGAGTTCACTACAGAGAATACGACTTTTGATGTTAAAAGCAACCGTATAGATGTTCCTGTTCTTTTAGGATATAACCTTTTAGGAAATATGCTGGGAGTTTTTGTAGGACCTGTAGGAAGTTTCAACCTAAACAAAGACAATACTTACAACGATTTCAAGGAAAATGCTAAGAATAATTTTACAGTAGGATATCAGTTTGGTGCTCAGCTGGAAATCAAAAAGTTTCTTGTCAATGCAAGATATGAAGGCGCTTTCAGTAAAGACGAAAGAAATTTCATCAACAAAGTTTCTGGTTCGGAAATCAGATATGATAACAGACCTAATCTGTTTATGGTAGGTTTAGGATATAAATTCTAATGAATTATTGAAAATAACAACTTAAACCCTCAAATTTAAATTTGAGGGTTTTTATTTTGTTCTTCAAGCTCAGCCTGTCGTTTTGCAATTTCTGCAGCCTGTTTTTCAAGCTCTTCTTTATCTTTCTGCAGCTGTTTGAATTCTTTTTTCTTCTGGTCTGCCTTCATTGCGCTTCCTTTGCTTACATATCCTACCATTCCTCCAATGATAAGTCCTATCCCGACACCTGCCATCATACCCATAATATGAGACATTGTAATTTTCTCAACGGTAAAATCAGTTGTAAGATAGAATAGTAATGCAGAAACAGCTAAAAGTATAAGTCCGGTAATTGATAAACTCTTCATAATATTGTGTTAGGTGGTTATATAAAAAAGCCTTATCAAATTTACTAAAAATTTAATAAGGCTTTAGTTGAGATTAAAATTCTAATTATATTTTTCCTCCCGCAGCCTTATAATATTCTAAAGCTTTCGGTAAATCTTTGTTGATATCTGAGATTCTTGTTTCCGGATTCGGGTGGGTAGATAAGAATTCAGGTTGTCTTGCTCCTGAAGATGCTGCTTCCATTCTGTTCCAGAAAGGAATTGCCGCTCTCGGATCATATCCTGCCATAGACATCAGGTAAAGCCCCATTTCATCAGCTTCGGATTCCTGACCTCTTCCGTATTTCAATAAAGCAACCTGCGAACCAATAGGATATACCTTCTGGAAAACACTTGCCCATTGTGAATTTGAAATTGTTCCTCCAAGGATAGCACCTCCATACTGAGCTACCATTGCCTGAGAAATTCTTTCGTTACCGTGGCCTGCCAATGCGTGGGAAACTTCATGCCCCAATACTACAGCAAGTCCGTTATCGTCCTTTGTTATCGGCAATATTCCTGTATAAACGGCTACTTTACCGCCAGGCATACACCATGCATTCAGTTCAGTACTTTGCAGAAGATTAAATTCCCAGTTGTAGCTGGCTAGATCTGCTGATCTTCCTATACTCTGATAATATCTTTCTGCTGCACTTTTA
The nucleotide sequence above comes from Chryseobacterium sp. 7. Encoded proteins:
- a CDS encoding M48 family metallopeptidase, which gives rise to MKVTHLFGMGAIALLAAACTTNPITGRSSLQLANNSEILTMSSQEYKTTLSKGKVITGTADAKRVVNVGNRIKSAAERYYQSIGRSADLASYNWEFNLLQSTELNAWCMPGGKVAVYTGILPITKDDNGLAVVLGHEVSHALAGHGNERISQAMVAQYGGAILGGTISNSQWASVFQKVYPIGSQVALLKYGRGQESEADEMGLYLMSMAGYDPRAAIPFWNRMEAASSGARQPEFLSTHPNPETRISDINKDLPKALEYYKAAGGKI
- a CDS encoding ABC transporter ATP-binding protein; protein product: MIEVKDLKKSFGDVEVLKGISTSFDKGKVNLIIGQSGSGKTVFLKSLLNVYMPSSGEILFDGRDVNTMNREEKQHLRSEIGTVFQGSALFDSLTVEENIMFPLDMFTNLTYREKKKRVFEVIGRVHLDKAERKYPSEISGGMQKRVAIARAIVNNPKYLFCDEPNSGLDPYTSKIIDDLLYEITKEYNTTTIINTHDMNSVMTIGEKIVYLRLGIKEWEGNKDILITAGNKNLIDFVYSSELFKELREYLLENNKTIETTNTKIDDNEKGT
- a CDS encoding outer membrane beta-barrel protein — its product is MKKALSIALLGFSMWASAQISLAGKANLIFPTGSPSWSNIKGTVNDAIDGKGKNNVGFNVGLSLKVGLPTSLFVMPEIYYTHFKNEFTTENTTFDVKSNRIDVPVLLGYNLLGNMLGVFVGPVGSFNLNKDNTYNDFKENAKNNFTVGYQFGAQLEIKKFLVNARYEGAFSKDERNFINKVSGSEIRYDNRPNLFMVGLGYKF